Proteins encoded within one genomic window of Leptospira stimsonii:
- a CDS encoding 2-oxoglutarate dehydrogenase E1 component encodes MKIEKLMALYGENGALLEELYDQYKINPDSVDKEWKLFFQEVDTTGFSNGNGYANGNGNGNGKSAVATSFTDAQAGSIREMGIINLLNAYRRQGHLAAQLDPLGIQKPNRTFIDSKLQSISRADLETVVDSDTLGRVKLAEIVDLYEKVYCNTIGAEHFYLVDDVEREWLQKKMESPEFLAPIPKSTKLRLFEKLFQADYFETFLAKKYVGKKRFSLEGGESFIPLLDTIVEEAGHHQMDGLVIGMAHRGRLNVLVNIIEKPASLIFAEFEEKTDKDNLSYADVKYHLGYSNSRMTKAGKEVKLSLAFNPSHLECVNPVVTGSVRARQGLIGDKDRAKYMPILIHGDAAFAGQGVVAETLNLMNLEGYTTGGSFHVVVNNQIGFTTLPDESRSTLYATDLAKGFQIPIIHVNGDDPEAVYRVVKLGMEYRQKFKKDFIIDLVCYRRLGHNETDEPAFTQPKMYSIIKNHPPTVVLYEKKLIAEGEIAQEDLDFIKNGSMHGLEDSFQRAKEQDVKIRVDTMQGVWSKFSKVSLDSEPATKLLKEQMQGIVQALTSVPQGFTPNSKLVKLLQSRKEMAEGKIPVDWGFAEALSFGSILESGFRIRLSGQDSQRGTFSHRHAVLVDTNTNEKYIPLNHISAKQAKAEIINSSLSEFSVLGFEYGYSLADPNALVMWEAQFGDFANSAQVIFDQFISSSEVKWQRLSGLTMLLPHGYEGQGPEHSSARLERFLQLCALNNMQVCNLTTAAQYFHLLRRQMLRNYRKPLVIVTPKSLLRFPASLSPVEDILQGAFKEILVDDSGSKADKIEKVIFSAGKVYYDLMKYRDENKIKNVALVRVEQIYPFASKEIENAVVKTFKNAKQFVWCQEEPKNQGAWFFVRERIEDLLPSGIRLTYAGRHESPSPAAGHMKLHLQEQDQLVLDAFQA; translated from the coding sequence ATGAAAATAGAAAAACTCATGGCACTTTACGGAGAGAACGGCGCTCTCCTCGAAGAACTTTACGATCAATATAAGATCAATCCGGATTCAGTGGATAAAGAATGGAAACTCTTCTTTCAAGAAGTGGATACCACCGGATTCTCCAATGGAAACGGTTATGCAAACGGCAATGGAAATGGGAACGGTAAATCGGCGGTCGCAACGTCCTTTACGGACGCCCAAGCCGGATCGATTCGAGAGATGGGGATCATCAACCTTCTCAACGCTTATAGAAGACAAGGTCACTTAGCCGCACAACTCGATCCACTCGGAATTCAAAAACCGAATCGTACTTTTATAGATTCTAAACTCCAAAGTATTTCTCGAGCGGATTTAGAAACCGTCGTGGACAGCGATACTCTGGGAAGAGTGAAACTTGCCGAGATCGTGGATCTATATGAGAAGGTCTATTGTAACACGATCGGTGCGGAACATTTCTACCTCGTCGACGACGTGGAAAGAGAATGGCTTCAGAAGAAGATGGAGTCTCCCGAATTCTTAGCTCCGATTCCGAAAAGTACCAAACTCAGACTTTTTGAAAAATTATTCCAAGCGGATTATTTCGAAACCTTCCTCGCAAAAAAATACGTCGGTAAAAAAAGATTCTCCCTCGAAGGCGGGGAATCTTTCATTCCTCTTTTAGATACGATCGTGGAAGAAGCCGGTCATCATCAAATGGACGGACTCGTGATCGGAATGGCTCATAGAGGAAGGCTCAACGTTCTCGTGAACATCATCGAAAAACCTGCGTCACTCATCTTTGCGGAATTCGAAGAGAAGACCGATAAAGATAATCTGAGTTATGCGGACGTGAAGTATCACCTAGGGTATTCCAATAGCAGAATGACAAAAGCGGGAAAAGAAGTAAAACTTTCTCTCGCATTCAACCCGAGTCACTTAGAATGTGTGAATCCGGTCGTGACAGGATCCGTTCGTGCTCGTCAGGGTTTGATCGGAGACAAGGATCGCGCGAAGTATATGCCGATTCTCATCCACGGAGACGCGGCGTTCGCCGGTCAAGGCGTCGTCGCGGAAACTCTCAACCTGATGAACTTGGAAGGTTATACGACTGGCGGAAGTTTTCACGTCGTGGTAAACAACCAGATCGGATTCACAACGTTGCCGGACGAATCCAGATCCACGTTGTATGCAACCGATCTCGCCAAAGGTTTTCAGATTCCGATCATTCACGTAAACGGTGACGATCCGGAAGCGGTTTACAGAGTCGTAAAACTCGGGATGGAATACCGTCAGAAGTTCAAAAAAGATTTCATCATCGATCTCGTTTGTTATAGAAGACTCGGTCACAACGAAACGGACGAGCCCGCATTCACACAACCGAAGATGTATTCTATCATTAAAAATCATCCTCCGACCGTGGTTCTTTATGAAAAGAAACTCATTGCAGAAGGTGAGATCGCTCAGGAAGACCTTGACTTTATCAAAAACGGTTCGATGCACGGATTGGAAGATTCTTTTCAGAGAGCAAAGGAACAGGACGTTAAGATCAGGGTCGATACCATGCAAGGAGTTTGGTCCAAGTTCTCCAAGGTTTCCTTGGATTCGGAACCCGCGACAAAACTTCTGAAAGAACAAATGCAAGGAATTGTTCAGGCCTTGACTTCCGTGCCTCAAGGATTTACTCCGAATTCTAAACTTGTAAAACTTCTTCAGAGTAGAAAGGAGATGGCGGAAGGAAAAATTCCCGTGGACTGGGGTTTTGCGGAAGCTCTTTCATTCGGTTCGATTTTGGAGAGCGGATTTAGAATCCGTCTTTCCGGACAAGATTCCCAGAGAGGAACGTTTTCCCACCGTCACGCGGTGCTCGTGGATACGAACACAAACGAGAAATACATTCCTCTGAATCATATTTCCGCAAAACAAGCAAAGGCGGAGATCATCAATTCTTCCCTTTCCGAATTTTCGGTCTTGGGTTTTGAATACGGTTATTCTCTCGCTGATCCGAACGCTCTCGTTATGTGGGAAGCACAGTTCGGGGATTTTGCTAACAGCGCACAGGTGATCTTCGATCAGTTTATTTCCAGCTCGGAAGTGAAATGGCAGAGACTTTCCGGTCTTACGATGCTCTTGCCTCACGGTTACGAAGGCCAGGGACCGGAACATTCTTCCGCTAGATTGGAAAGATTTCTGCAACTCTGCGCGTTGAATAACATGCAGGTTTGTAATCTTACAACCGCGGCCCAGTATTTCCATTTGCTCCGGAGACAGATGCTCAGAAATTACCGCAAACCTCTCGTGATCGTTACTCCGAAAAGTTTGCTCCGTTTCCCTGCTTCTCTTTCTCCGGTGGAAGATATTCTACAAGGTGCGTTTAAGGAAATTCTCGTCGATGACAGCGGATCCAAGGCCGACAAAATCGAAAAGGTGATCTTCTCAGCCGGTAAAGTATATTATGATTTAATGAAATACCGTGACGAGAATAAAATTAAAAACGTGGCATTAGTCCGTGTAGAGCAGATTTATCCTTTTGCAAGTAAAGAAATCGAGAACGCGGTCGTGAAAACGTTCAAGAACGCAAAACAATTCGTATGGTGTCAGGAAGAACCGAAAAACCAAGGCGCCTGGTTCTTTGTAAGAGAAAGAATCGAAGACCTTCTTCCTTCCGGCATTCGACTTACATATGCGGGAAGACACGAATCACCGAGCCCCGCGGCAGGACATATGAAACTACATTTGCAAGAACAGGACCAACTCGTTCTGGATGCCTTTCAAGCGTAA
- the lpdA gene encoding dihydrolipoyl dehydrogenase, with protein MSAEFDVVVIGSGPGGYVCAIRSAQLGLKTAIIEKRKTLGGTCLNVGCIPSKALLDSSEEYHKTLHKLDIHGITVGKVDLDLNKLMNRKDQIVKEVTDGVDFLMNKNKIKRYEGFGKVLSASKVEVALNDGTKEVLTAKHVVVATGSVPIDIPGLTVDGKTIITSDHAIDIRKLPKKMIIIGAGVIGLELGSVWSRLGTAVTVVEFLPGLISNVDRSMGSLLERSLTSQGMEFLFEHKVKGASVSKTGAKVTIEDSKGESKELEADVVLVAVGRRPFIEGVGLEEAGVALTPRKRIQIDSHFRTSVPGIYAIGDAVDGPMLAHKAEEEGVALAELIAGQSGHVNYDAVPYVIYTWPEMAWVGKGEEELKAAGIEYKTGKSLFRPNARAKAMNEAEGQVKILADKKTDKILGAFVFGPRASDMIAELAVAVEFGASAEDVARSFHAHPTLAEVIKEAAMAVDKWAIHA; from the coding sequence ATGTCAGCAGAATTTGACGTAGTCGTGATCGGTTCCGGACCGGGGGGCTACGTTTGTGCCATCCGTTCCGCTCAGCTCGGTTTAAAAACCGCAATCATCGAAAAAAGAAAAACCCTCGGAGGAACGTGCCTCAACGTGGGTTGTATCCCTTCCAAGGCGCTTCTGGATTCTTCAGAAGAATATCATAAAACTCTACACAAGTTGGATATTCACGGAATCACGGTCGGCAAAGTCGACCTTGACCTGAACAAACTCATGAATCGTAAGGATCAGATCGTGAAAGAAGTCACCGACGGAGTGGACTTCCTCATGAATAAGAACAAAATCAAACGTTACGAGGGTTTTGGGAAGGTTCTTTCCGCGAGCAAAGTGGAAGTCGCGTTGAACGACGGAACCAAAGAAGTTCTGACCGCCAAGCACGTAGTGGTCGCCACAGGATCGGTTCCGATCGATATTCCGGGATTGACCGTGGATGGAAAGACGATCATCACATCGGATCACGCGATCGACATTCGCAAACTTCCTAAAAAAATGATCATCATCGGAGCCGGTGTGATCGGACTCGAACTCGGATCCGTTTGGTCTCGACTCGGAACCGCGGTCACCGTGGTGGAATTTCTTCCCGGTCTTATTTCCAACGTGGATCGTTCCATGGGTTCTTTACTCGAACGTTCTTTGACTTCTCAAGGAATGGAATTCTTATTTGAACACAAGGTCAAAGGCGCCAGCGTTTCTAAGACCGGAGCGAAAGTCACGATCGAAGATTCTAAGGGAGAATCGAAAGAACTCGAAGCGGACGTTGTTCTCGTCGCGGTCGGTCGTCGTCCTTTTATCGAAGGCGTGGGTTTGGAAGAAGCGGGCGTTGCGCTGACTCCGCGCAAACGGATTCAAATCGATAGTCATTTTAGAACTTCCGTACCCGGAATCTATGCGATTGGAGACGCGGTCGACGGACCTATGCTCGCGCACAAAGCGGAAGAGGAAGGTGTGGCTCTTGCGGAACTCATCGCGGGTCAATCCGGACACGTCAATTATGATGCGGTTCCTTACGTCATATATACTTGGCCGGAAATGGCCTGGGTCGGTAAGGGCGAAGAAGAATTGAAAGCCGCCGGAATCGAATACAAAACAGGAAAATCCTTATTCCGTCCGAACGCTCGCGCGAAAGCGATGAACGAAGCGGAAGGACAAGTTAAAATATTAGCGGATAAAAAAACGGATAAGATCCTCGGAGCCTTTGTATTTGGACCGAGAGCTTCCGATATGATCGCCGAGTTGGCGGTTGCTGTGGAATTCGGCGCGTCTGCGGAAGACGTAGCGAGAAGTTTTCACGCGCATCCGACTCTTGCGGAAGTCATCAAAGAAGCGGCGATGGCGGTGGATAAGTGGGCGATTCACGCGTGA
- a CDS encoding penicillin-binding protein 1A: MKSIGLHRTSRALLVIALLGGLFFGYILSEVDEGGELAMLASYQPTTPTRLYDINGVVFAELYKHKQQLLKYQDIPPHVVQAFLSVEDNNFFNHFGIDFVAILRAGIVNVFAGRIKQGGSTLTQQLAKTVLQNRKRSFARKFIEALFTLQIEQEYSKEEILEIYFNLIYLGHGTTGLASAADVYFQKDVSDLDIAEAAMLARLPKAPVKYSPFKNPAISKNAHIGVLKLMASQGYIPEDKVQSIHDDFWNKYWPVVITKSPSQSTWGNRLNKAPHFTEYVRQKLEKELGEDKVYTGGLKVYTTLDARKQEIAQEELSKAIKKHDDLVSGITVNYSGGADRGLVGLYYLMGSIFPVGMPFVSKLDEKANYRVYLERELIDAADILSILTPGENESAAISEFQKQTAVFGKNLHVEGAAITIEPSTGYIQTMVGGYEFTPKNQFNRATMARRQTGSAFKPFVYGAAIQERVVGSGTGIMDAPLTTLTEEGEGWSPQDFDGDFLGMVPLSRALSLSLNIVSVQVFLRTGPDAVIDFAARLTGVNPSRFPSSPALALGIAELTPLEMALGYATIANNGRRVIPFSVRYVIDQSGNVVYNEESKVQEELQRQAKDGSIQVISEGTAYILKKMLINVAMAGTAAMGLRDPDKGNYRGIAAGKTGSTSSFTNAWYCGFDPNYTTVIWLGFDKSSISLGRGQAASVLAVPIWGKMYNRFYGGENYPTFGEDVMPEEVQGGGTCAYNGLAPKPGVCPVTQNLTLKPITVAGVTKAVMGNRQCDGERDHHKSMDFREFLQKEYQISDEELGKTDRKFKPRTE, encoded by the coding sequence ATTAAAAGTATCGGACTACATAGAACTTCACGAGCCTTGCTCGTCATCGCCCTCTTAGGAGGACTCTTTTTCGGTTATATTCTTTCCGAAGTGGACGAAGGGGGAGAACTCGCGATGCTCGCGTCGTATCAGCCCACGACTCCCACCAGACTCTACGATATCAACGGAGTCGTTTTCGCGGAACTCTACAAACACAAACAACAACTTCTCAAATATCAGGATATTCCTCCTCACGTGGTGCAGGCGTTTCTTTCCGTGGAAGACAATAACTTCTTCAATCACTTCGGGATCGACTTCGTCGCGATTCTCAGAGCTGGGATCGTAAACGTTTTTGCCGGAAGAATCAAACAGGGTGGTTCCACACTCACACAACAGTTGGCAAAGACCGTCCTCCAAAACAGAAAACGTTCTTTTGCCAGAAAATTCATCGAGGCTCTTTTTACGCTCCAGATCGAACAAGAATATTCAAAAGAAGAAATATTAGAAATTTATTTTAATCTTATCTATCTCGGACACGGAACCACTGGACTCGCCTCCGCCGCCGACGTTTACTTTCAAAAGGACGTAAGCGATTTGGATATCGCGGAAGCGGCGATGCTCGCAAGACTTCCGAAGGCACCCGTGAAATATTCTCCATTTAAGAATCCGGCGATTTCGAAAAACGCGCATATCGGCGTTCTCAAGTTGATGGCCTCACAAGGATACATTCCCGAAGATAAGGTTCAGAGCATTCACGACGATTTCTGGAATAAATACTGGCCCGTTGTCATCACGAAGTCTCCGTCTCAATCGACTTGGGGGAATCGTCTGAACAAGGCTCCTCACTTTACGGAATACGTTCGTCAAAAGCTCGAAAAAGAATTGGGCGAAGACAAGGTTTATACCGGGGGGTTAAAAGTTTATACGACGCTTGACGCGCGCAAACAAGAGATCGCTCAGGAAGAATTGTCCAAGGCGATCAAAAAACACGACGACCTCGTTTCCGGAATCACGGTAAACTATTCCGGTGGAGCGGATCGTGGTTTGGTCGGACTCTATTATTTGATGGGATCCATCTTTCCTGTGGGAATGCCCTTCGTCAGTAAGTTGGACGAAAAGGCCAACTACCGTGTTTATCTGGAACGAGAACTCATCGACGCGGCGGATATTCTTTCGATTCTTACTCCCGGTGAAAACGAATCCGCGGCGATTTCCGAATTTCAAAAACAAACCGCGGTCTTTGGGAAAAACCTTCACGTAGAAGGCGCGGCGATTACGATCGAACCGTCCACGGGTTATATTCAGACCATGGTCGGAGGTTACGAATTCACTCCGAAGAATCAGTTTAACCGCGCGACGATGGCGAGACGTCAGACCGGATCTGCGTTCAAACCGTTCGTCTACGGAGCGGCGATCCAAGAGCGTGTGGTCGGAAGCGGAACCGGAATTATGGACGCTCCTCTGACAACTCTTACCGAAGAGGGAGAGGGTTGGTCTCCGCAGGACTTCGACGGAGACTTCCTTGGAATGGTTCCTCTTTCCAGAGCTCTTTCCTTATCTTTGAATATCGTTTCGGTACAGGTTTTCCTCCGAACCGGACCGGACGCGGTGATTGATTTTGCAGCTCGACTTACGGGAGTCAACCCTTCTCGTTTTCCTTCCAGCCCGGCCCTTGCGCTCGGGATCGCTGAACTCACTCCTTTAGAGATGGCGCTCGGTTATGCGACGATTGCAAACAACGGGAGAAGGGTGATTCCATTCTCCGTTCGTTACGTGATTGATCAAAGCGGAAACGTCGTCTACAACGAGGAGTCTAAGGTTCAGGAAGAACTTCAGAGACAAGCAAAGGATGGAAGCATCCAAGTCATCTCCGAAGGAACGGCCTATATTCTTAAGAAAATGCTCATAAACGTTGCGATGGCTGGAACCGCGGCGATGGGACTCAGAGATCCCGACAAAGGAAACTACCGAGGAATCGCCGCCGGAAAGACCGGATCCACTTCTTCTTTTACCAACGCTTGGTATTGCGGATTCGACCCGAATTACACGACCGTGATTTGGTTGGGTTTTGATAAGAGTTCGATTTCTTTAGGAAGAGGTCAGGCGGCTTCCGTACTCGCGGTTCCAATCTGGGGAAAGATGTACAATCGTTTTTACGGCGGAGAAAACTACCCGACCTTTGGCGAAGACGTTATGCCGGAAGAAGTGCAAGGAGGAGGAACCTGTGCTTACAACGGTTTGGCTCCGAAACCGGGAGTATGTCCCGTAACTCAGAACCTGACTCTAAAGCCGATCACCGTAGCCGGTGTTACAAAGGCGGTGATGGGAAATCGCCAGTGTGACGGAGAGAGAGATCACCACAAGTCCATGGATTTTAGAGAATTCTTACAAAAAGAATATCAGATCAGTGATGAAGAATTAGGCAAAACCGATCGAAAATTCAAACCAAGGACGGAATAA
- the carA gene encoding glutamine-hydrolyzing carbamoyl-phosphate synthase small subunit, with product MKAFLVLDNGTVIEGESFGYEAESVGEVVFNTSLAGYQEILTDPSYCNQIITLTYPMIGNYGIHPDNMESSKIQASGLIVKEYVDRPSNFKSQKTLSQFLKEYKIPGIQGIDTRKLTRFIRTNGSPNGGIFIAPEYSPSFLEKVKSFPGIINADLARVVTTPSKYIFGTHTGKKYKLAVYDYGVKTNILRLLDATGFAVTVYPALTKAEEIMKEGTDAFFLSNGPGDPAPLDYAIEATKKIMERGYPLFGICLGHQIIGLSLGKKTEKMKFGHRGGNQPVQDLSTRKVEITSQNHGFAVIDDHNVEEPVSFLNLNDSTVEGILKSGYPLLTVQYHPESAPGPNDSRYLFQKFYDLVETTKKGV from the coding sequence ATGAAAGCGTTCTTGGTTCTCGATAATGGTACGGTCATCGAGGGAGAATCCTTCGGTTATGAAGCGGAATCCGTCGGTGAGGTTGTCTTCAACACTTCCTTGGCTGGTTATCAAGAGATCCTAACGGATCCATCCTACTGCAATCAGATCATCACCCTCACCTACCCGATGATCGGAAATTACGGAATTCATCCGGACAATATGGAATCTTCCAAGATTCAGGCGAGCGGCTTGATCGTAAAAGAATACGTCGATCGACCTTCGAATTTTAAATCCCAAAAAACACTCTCTCAATTCTTAAAAGAATACAAGATTCCCGGAATCCAAGGAATCGATACGAGAAAGCTGACCCGTTTTATAAGAACGAACGGCTCGCCGAACGGCGGGATTTTTATCGCACCGGAATATTCTCCTTCTTTCTTGGAGAAGGTAAAATCCTTTCCCGGAATCATCAACGCCGACCTCGCAAGGGTCGTAACAACTCCGAGCAAATATATCTTCGGAACTCATACCGGAAAAAAATACAAACTCGCGGTGTACGACTATGGAGTGAAGACGAACATTCTTCGCTTACTAGACGCGACCGGGTTTGCGGTGACGGTTTATCCGGCGCTTACGAAAGCGGAAGAAATCATGAAGGAAGGAACGGACGCATTTTTTCTTTCCAACGGTCCGGGAGATCCCGCACCCTTGGATTACGCGATCGAAGCGACGAAGAAGATCATGGAAAGAGGTTATCCTCTTTTTGGAATCTGCCTCGGTCATCAGATCATCGGACTTTCTCTCGGTAAAAAAACCGAGAAGATGAAGTTCGGACACAGAGGCGGGAATCAACCGGTTCAGGATCTCTCGACAAGAAAAGTGGAGATCACATCGCAAAATCACGGTTTTGCGGTCATCGACGATCACAATGTGGAAGAACCCGTATCCTTTCTCAATCTAAACGACAGCACAGTGGAAGGAATTCTAAAATCAGGCTATCCTTTACTCACGGTGCAGTATCACCCGGAAAGCGCTCCGGGACCGAACGACTCCCGGTATCTCTTTCAGAAATTTTACGATCTCGTTGAAACTACAAAAAAAGGTGTATGA
- the odhB gene encoding 2-oxoglutarate dehydrogenase complex dihydrolipoyllysine-residue succinyltransferase, translated as MSVEIKVPEMGESITEATIANWVKKEGEQVKQDEILLELETDKATMEVPAPSSGVLQKIHKKAGDTVKVKEIIGLIDAAAVASAPTPSSSPTSSPSTTSAPVSNNGNLNETLPPAVRKLIDDNGLNPSAISGSGKNGQITKEDVLKAIEAKTSAPTSVAAKASAPAPEIPKAVPVASRGDLPRENTVPMSRLRKVIAERLVSAQHNAAILTTFNEVDMSAVMEVRNRYKDKFKEAHNVGLGFMSFFTKAAIHALKTIPAINAEIRGTDIVYKNYYDIGVAVGGPKGLVVPIVRDADLLSFAGVEQEIGRLANRVKDGKIELAEMEGGTFTISNGGIYGSMMSTPILNPPQSGILGLHNIVKRAVVVNDQIVIRPMMYLALSYDHRIVDGKEAVTFLVKVKEAIEDPTRLLLEL; from the coding sequence ATGTCTGTAGAAATCAAGGTCCCCGAAATGGGGGAATCGATCACGGAAGCAACCATTGCGAATTGGGTAAAGAAAGAAGGAGAACAAGTAAAACAGGACGAGATCCTGCTGGAACTGGAAACCGATAAGGCGACCATGGAAGTTCCCGCCCCGTCTTCGGGTGTTCTTCAGAAAATTCATAAGAAGGCGGGGGACACGGTAAAAGTAAAAGAGATCATCGGTCTCATTGACGCCGCCGCTGTCGCCTCCGCACCAACTCCTTCCTCTTCTCCGACTTCTTCTCCTTCCACCACTTCAGCACCGGTCTCAAACAACGGTAACTTAAACGAAACTCTTCCACCTGCGGTTCGTAAGTTGATCGACGACAATGGACTCAATCCGTCCGCGATTTCCGGTTCTGGTAAGAATGGACAGATCACAAAGGAAGACGTCTTAAAAGCAATCGAGGCTAAAACATCCGCACCGACTTCCGTTGCGGCGAAAGCATCGGCTCCCGCTCCTGAAATTCCAAAAGCCGTTCCGGTTGCGAGCAGAGGAGATCTTCCGAGAGAAAACACGGTTCCGATGTCCCGTCTTCGAAAAGTGATCGCGGAAAGACTCGTCTCCGCACAACACAACGCCGCGATTCTCACAACTTTCAACGAAGTCGATATGAGCGCGGTGATGGAAGTCAGAAACCGTTACAAGGATAAGTTCAAAGAAGCGCATAACGTAGGTCTCGGGTTTATGAGCTTTTTCACAAAAGCCGCGATCCACGCGCTCAAAACGATTCCGGCGATCAACGCTGAAATCCGCGGAACGGATATCGTTTATAAGAATTACTATGATATCGGAGTTGCGGTCGGCGGACCCAAAGGTCTCGTCGTTCCGATCGTAAGAGACGCGGATCTTTTGAGTTTTGCGGGAGTGGAACAGGAGATCGGAAGACTCGCCAACCGAGTCAAAGACGGAAAGATCGAGCTCGCCGAAATGGAAGGCGGAACGTTTACGATCTCGAACGGCGGGATCTACGGTTCCATGATGTCCACTCCGATCCTCAATCCACCACAAAGTGGAATTTTAGGACTTCATAATATAGTAAAACGTGCGGTGGTGGTGAACGATCAGATCGTAATCCGTCCGATGATGTATCTCGCGCTTTCCTACGATCACAGAATCGTGGATGGAAAGGAAGCAGTTACGTTTCTCGTGAAGGTAAAGGAAGCGATCGAAGACCCGACCCGACTTTTACTCGAACTTTAA
- a CDS encoding GNAT family N-acetyltransferase, with amino-acid sequence MAPDNQRPEEVKRLAFEIRSYEEQYREPMILLWERSVRATHDFVSGEDIEYFKSLVNNIDFNSFQVYCCLQKNQIVVGFIGVDEHRIEMFFLEPDFIGKGIGKLLIEFALSKLGVTEVDVNEQNVNAVKFYSKFGFRTYDRTELDPEGKKYPILKMKLFLF; translated from the coding sequence ATGGCCCCAGACAATCAAAGACCCGAAGAGGTCAAACGACTCGCATTCGAAATAAGATCGTACGAAGAACAATATCGAGAACCGATGATTTTACTCTGGGAGCGGTCGGTTCGTGCAACTCACGATTTTGTTTCCGGTGAAGATATAGAATATTTCAAATCATTGGTCAATAATATCGATTTTAACTCGTTCCAAGTGTACTGTTGTCTTCAAAAGAATCAGATAGTCGTCGGTTTTATCGGAGTAGATGAGCATAGAATCGAAATGTTTTTTTTGGAACCGGATTTTATCGGAAAGGGAATCGGCAAACTCTTGATCGAGTTCGCACTTTCTAAATTGGGTGTCACCGAAGTAGACGTGAACGAACAGAATGTGAATGCGGTGAAATTCTATTCTAAATTCGGCTTTCGAACCTATGATAGAACTGAATTGGATCCGGAAGGAAAAAAGTATCCGATTCTGAAAATGAAACTTTTCCTTTTTTGA